A section of the Streptomyces sp. SCL15-4 genome encodes:
- a CDS encoding ABC transporter substrate-binding protein: MSFSRRNFLIATSVAAAGSTLLSACSSGDGGGGGSTSKAGATEYTGAKVTVGTQADSTGPAPEVPGAKKGGTIYGLAPDDFSHLDPQRIYYAYNSTVANVLHRCLTGYKIDASGKQKLVGDLATDTGTASADNKTWTFTLKEGLKWEDGSELTVEDVRHGIERAWATFITEGADYVQRALTGKAGKWRDTYEGPYKGKHLDSIVTDKAKRTITFKLAEAKPDFNFTLAMHSYAPVPAKLDTKEKYDKKPVASGPYMVKAHTTDKSMVLVRNKHWDPKTDPIRNAYPDSFEFRFGVETLDGVDRLIASQGNDAYAVSIYKGVPAERIQKVLTDPDLKKRTFNGLLTGTYFYWINTKRVTDLKVRQALIHAWPLQQIRQIYGGPSAGDFATSVLSPDIIGYQKTDVYNKLKKPQGDPEAAKKLLKEAGKEGQKIVYAFPNDPTYNKTKVVIENALKAAGFTPVIKPLDSTAYYDQVQQIDNSYDVMWGGWSPDWPTAFTMIQPLLDGEAIGDGKNNVSQTNVAWINEGIKKNAVIPDQEEAGKAWAALDKRIMEEVAPMIPETYQRRFYVYGNKVGGAQFDPNFSATLLYKTFVKA; the protein is encoded by the coding sequence ATGTCCTTTTCCCGCAGAAACTTCCTGATCGCCACCTCTGTCGCGGCCGCGGGCTCGACGCTGCTGTCCGCGTGCAGCAGCGGTGACGGGGGCGGCGGCGGCAGCACCTCGAAGGCCGGCGCCACCGAGTACACCGGCGCCAAGGTCACCGTCGGCACCCAGGCCGACTCCACCGGCCCGGCCCCGGAGGTCCCCGGCGCGAAGAAGGGCGGGACGATCTACGGCCTGGCGCCGGACGACTTCTCGCACCTGGACCCGCAGCGCATCTACTACGCGTACAACTCCACGGTCGCGAACGTGCTGCACCGCTGCCTGACCGGCTACAAGATCGACGCCTCCGGCAAGCAGAAGCTGGTCGGCGACCTGGCCACCGACACCGGCACCGCCTCTGCCGACAACAAGACCTGGACCTTCACGCTGAAGGAGGGTCTGAAGTGGGAGGACGGCAGCGAGCTGACCGTCGAGGACGTCCGCCACGGCATCGAGCGCGCCTGGGCGACGTTCATCACCGAGGGCGCCGACTACGTCCAGCGGGCGCTGACCGGCAAGGCCGGCAAGTGGCGTGACACGTACGAGGGCCCGTACAAGGGCAAGCACCTCGACTCGATCGTCACCGACAAGGCGAAGCGGACGATCACCTTCAAGCTGGCCGAGGCCAAGCCGGACTTCAACTTCACCCTGGCGATGCACTCCTACGCCCCGGTGCCGGCGAAGCTGGACACCAAGGAGAAGTACGACAAGAAGCCCGTCGCCTCCGGCCCGTACATGGTCAAGGCGCACACCACCGACAAGTCGATGGTGCTGGTCCGCAACAAGCACTGGGACCCGAAGACCGACCCGATCCGCAACGCCTACCCGGACAGCTTCGAGTTCCGCTTCGGTGTCGAGACGCTGGACGGCGTCGACCGCCTCATCGCCTCGCAGGGCAACGACGCCTACGCCGTCTCCATCTACAAGGGCGTCCCGGCGGAGCGCATCCAGAAGGTCCTCACGGACCCGGACCTGAAGAAGCGCACCTTCAACGGCCTGCTCACCGGCACCTACTTCTACTGGATCAACACCAAGCGCGTCACCGACCTGAAGGTCCGCCAGGCCCTGATCCACGCCTGGCCGCTCCAGCAGATCCGGCAGATCTACGGCGGCCCGTCGGCCGGCGACTTCGCCACCTCGGTCCTCAGCCCCGACATCATCGGCTACCAGAAGACCGATGTGTACAACAAGCTGAAGAAGCCGCAGGGCGACCCGGAGGCCGCGAAGAAGCTGCTGAAGGAGGCCGGCAAGGAAGGCCAGAAGATCGTCTACGCCTTCCCGAACGACCCGACCTACAACAAGACCAAGGTCGTCATCGAGAACGCGCTGAAGGCGGCCGGCTTCACCCCGGTGATCAAGCCGCTGGACTCCACGGCGTACTACGACCAGGTCCAGCAGATCGACAACAGCTACGACGTGATGTGGGGCGGCTGGTCCCCGGACTGGCCGACCGCGTTCACGATGATCCAGCCGCTGCTCGACGGCGAGGCCATCGGCGACGGCAAGAACAACGTCTCGCAGACCAACGTTGCCTGGATCAACGAGGGCATCAAGAAGAACGCGGTCATCCCGGACCAGGAGGAGGCCGGCAAGGCCTGGGCCGCGCTCGACAAGCGGATCATGGAGGAGGTCGCCCCGATGATCCCGGAGACGTACCAGCGTCGCTTCTACGTCTACGGGAACAAGGTCGGCGGCGCGCAGTTCGACCCGAACTTCTCCGCCACGCTGCTGTACAAGACCTTCGTCAAGGCCTGA
- a CDS encoding S9 family peptidase yields MTNEADSFPRRHARTQRFTLGAPRAFTVAPDGTRVAFLRSGSGTDRANSLWVLDLPGGTERLAADPAALLGGAREELSAEERARRERSREGGAGIVGYATDTSVELASFALSGRLFTAELRAGTARELTVPGPVIDPRPAPDGRHVAYVCGGALRVVGAEGDGDRALAEPESAEVSYGLAEFVAAEEMARSRGFWWAPTSDRLLVARVDDTPVQRWWIADPARPEREPHNIRYPAAGTPNADVQLFVYGLDGSRTEVLWDRARYPYLARVHWSEAGAPLLLVQARDQRSQLFLAADPDSGATRMVHADEDPDWLELFAGVPCWSPSGQLVRIADEGGARVLTVGERPLTSGQLHIRAVLDVGSRDVLVSASSGPEAAEPEIGEVHVYRVNELGVERVSEEPGVHAAVRSAGVTVLVSAALDRPGSRVRVLCDGKPAATVRSFAEDPGLPVRVTLTEGGARRIPCAVLMPRDYPGDTPLPVLLDPYGGPHGQRVVAAHNAHLTSQWFADQGFAVIVADGRGTPGRSPGWEKAIRDDVAAVVLQDQVDALHALAERYPLDLDRVAIRGWSFGGYLAALAVLRRPDVFHAAVVGAPVTDLRLYDTHYQERYLGDPGEQPEVYRRNSVIDDTGLVDPAAPHRPMMVIHGLADDNVVVAHSLRLSSALLAAGRPHEVLPLSGVTHMTPQETVAENLLRLQLDFLRRSLPPVRRP; encoded by the coding sequence ATGACGAACGAGGCTGACTCCTTCCCCCGCCGGCACGCCCGGACGCAGCGGTTCACGCTCGGCGCGCCGCGCGCGTTCACGGTGGCGCCCGACGGCACGCGTGTCGCGTTCCTGCGTTCCGGCTCGGGCACCGACCGGGCCAACTCCCTGTGGGTTCTGGATCTTCCGGGCGGCACCGAGCGCCTGGCGGCCGATCCCGCGGCGCTGCTCGGGGGCGCCCGCGAAGAGCTGTCGGCCGAGGAGCGGGCCCGCCGCGAACGGAGCCGCGAGGGCGGTGCCGGCATCGTCGGTTATGCCACCGACACTTCCGTGGAGTTGGCGTCCTTCGCCTTGTCAGGGCGGCTTTTCACGGCGGAGCTGCGGGCCGGGACGGCGCGCGAGCTGACCGTGCCGGGGCCGGTGATCGACCCTCGTCCGGCTCCGGACGGACGGCATGTCGCCTACGTCTGCGGAGGCGCGCTGCGGGTGGTGGGCGCCGAGGGGGACGGCGACCGGGCGCTGGCCGAGCCGGAGTCGGCGGAGGTCTCCTACGGGCTCGCGGAGTTCGTCGCGGCCGAGGAGATGGCGCGTTCGCGGGGCTTCTGGTGGGCTCCGACGTCGGACCGGCTGCTCGTGGCGCGCGTGGACGACACGCCGGTACAGAGGTGGTGGATCGCCGATCCGGCCCGACCGGAACGTGAGCCACACAACATCCGCTACCCGGCGGCGGGCACCCCCAACGCGGACGTACAGCTGTTCGTCTACGGCCTGGACGGGAGCCGCACGGAGGTCCTCTGGGACCGGGCGCGCTATCCGTATCTGGCACGAGTGCACTGGTCAGAGGCGGGTGCGCCGCTGCTGCTGGTGCAGGCGCGGGACCAGCGCAGCCAGCTGTTCCTGGCCGCGGACCCGGATTCCGGGGCCACGCGGATGGTGCACGCCGACGAGGACCCAGATTGGCTGGAACTTTTCGCCGGTGTGCCCTGCTGGAGCCCCTCCGGGCAGCTTGTCCGCATCGCGGACGAGGGCGGCGCACGGGTGCTGACGGTCGGCGAACGGCCGCTGACCAGCGGGCAGTTGCACATTCGTGCGGTTCTGGACGTGGGTTCGCGTGACGTATTGGTTTCCGCCTCTTCCGGTCCGGAGGCCGCGGAGCCGGAAATTGGCGAAGTTCACGTGTACAGGGTGAACGAGTTGGGTGTGGAACGCGTGTCGGAGGAGCCCGGTGTGCACGCGGCGGTGCGCTCCGCGGGCGTCACCGTCCTGGTGTCCGCGGCCCTGGACCGGCCCGGCAGCCGGGTCCGGGTGCTGTGCGACGGGAAGCCGGCGGCCACGGTCCGGTCGTTCGCCGAGGACCCGGGCCTGCCGGTGCGGGTGACGCTCACCGAGGGGGGCGCACGCCGAATCCCATGCGCCGTGCTTATGCCTCGGGACTACCCCGGTGACACTCCCCTGCCGGTCCTCCTCGACCCCTACGGCGGTCCGCACGGCCAGCGGGTGGTGGCCGCGCACAACGCCCACCTCACCTCGCAGTGGTTCGCCGACCAGGGTTTCGCGGTGATCGTCGCCGACGGCCGGGGCACCCCGGGCCGCTCTCCGGGCTGGGAGAAGGCGATCCGGGACGACGTGGCGGCGGTGGTGCTCCAGGACCAGGTCGACGCGCTGCACGCGCTCGCCGAGCGGTACCCGCTGGACCTGGACCGGGTGGCGATCCGGGGCTGGTCCTTCGGCGGCTATCTGGCGGCGCTGGCGGTGCTGCGCCGCCCGGACGTCTTCCACGCGGCGGTGGTCGGCGCGCCCGTCACCGACCTCAGGCTCTACGACACCCACTACCAGGAGCGCTACCTCGGCGACCCGGGCGAGCAGCCGGAGGTCTACCGCCGCAACTCGGTGATCGACGACACGGGCCTGGTCGACCCGGCCGCGCCGCACCGCCCGATGATGGTGATCCACGGCCTGGCGGACGACAACGTCGTGGTCGCCCACTCGCTGCGGCTGTCCTCCGCGCTGCTGGCCGCCGGCCGGCCGCACGAGGTGCTGCCGCTGTCCGGGGTCACCCACATGACCCCGCAGGAGACCGTCGCCGAGAACCTGCTCCGCCTCCAGCTGGACTTCCTCCGGCGCTCCCTGCCTCCGGTGAGGCGCCCGTGA
- a CDS encoding dipeptide ABC transporter ATP-binding protein has translation MAEPILEATGLVKHYPLTRGVLRRRQSGAVKAVDGVDFALGRGETLGLVGESGCGKSTVARLLCHLERPTAGTVRFKGEDVTGLSGRALKAVRRSIQMVFQDPYTSLNPRMTVGDIVGEPYEIHPEVAPKGDRRRRVRELLDVVGLDPEYANRYPHQFSGGQRQRIGIARALALRPEVVVADEPVSALDVSVQAQVVNLLARLQAEFGLAYVFIAHDLSVVRHLSDRVGVMYLGRIVESGPGDAIYDHPTHPYTQALLSAVPVPDPAARDRRERIILTGDVPSPTAVPSGCRFRTRCWKARERCAREVPALAVPAAFRDAPGPVAHPSACHFAEEAGPAGGSAPGAVPPGEP, from the coding sequence GTGGCTGAGCCGATCCTGGAGGCGACCGGTCTGGTCAAGCACTACCCCCTCACCCGGGGCGTGCTCCGGCGCCGGCAGAGCGGCGCGGTGAAGGCGGTCGACGGCGTCGACTTCGCGCTCGGCCGCGGCGAGACGCTCGGCCTGGTCGGCGAGTCGGGGTGCGGCAAGTCGACGGTGGCCCGGCTGCTGTGCCATCTGGAGCGCCCGACGGCCGGCACCGTCAGGTTCAAGGGCGAGGACGTCACCGGGCTGTCCGGCCGGGCGCTGAAGGCCGTGCGCCGCAGCATCCAGATGGTCTTCCAGGACCCCTACACCTCGCTCAACCCCCGGATGACGGTCGGGGACATCGTCGGGGAGCCGTACGAGATCCACCCTGAGGTGGCCCCGAAGGGCGACCGGCGGCGCCGGGTGCGGGAGCTGCTGGACGTGGTCGGGCTCGACCCGGAGTACGCGAACCGCTACCCGCACCAGTTCTCCGGCGGACAGCGCCAGCGCATCGGCATCGCCCGGGCGCTGGCGCTGCGGCCCGAGGTCGTGGTCGCCGACGAGCCGGTGTCCGCCCTCGACGTCTCGGTCCAGGCCCAGGTGGTCAACCTGCTGGCCCGGCTCCAGGCGGAGTTCGGCCTCGCGTACGTCTTCATCGCGCACGACCTGTCGGTGGTGCGGCACCTCTCGGACCGGGTCGGGGTGATGTACCTGGGCCGGATCGTGGAGAGCGGACCCGGCGACGCGATCTACGACCACCCGACCCACCCCTACACCCAGGCCCTGCTCTCCGCCGTGCCCGTGCCCGACCCGGCCGCCCGCGACCGGCGCGAGCGGATCATCCTCACCGGGGACGTGCCCTCGCCGACGGCCGTGCCCTCCGGGTGCCGCTTCCGCACCCGCTGCTGGAAGGCGCGCGAGCGGTGCGCGCGGGAGGTGCCGGCGCTGGCGGTGCCGGCCGCGTTCCGGGACGCTCCCGGGCCCGTGGCCCACCCGTCGGCCTGTCACTTCGCCGAGGAGGCCGGGCCGGCCGGGGGCTCCGCGCCGGGAGCGGTTCCGCCCGGGGAGCCTTGA
- a CDS encoding ABC transporter substrate-binding protein: MRRSTHARWATGAAALVLVSAAAGCGSVGAGGNGGAVLSSSWGDPQNPLEPANTNEVQGGKVLDMIFRGLKRYDPRTGEARDWLARSIETRDSRNFTVRLRRGWSFSNGEKVTARSFVDAWNYGASLRNNQKNAYFFGYIDGYDQVHPAAGRQRADTLSGLKVLDDHTFTVRLNQKFSGFPDTLGYAAFAPLPRAFFTDHAAWVRKPVGNGPYAIASYTRGSQMYLRRWDGYPGPDKARNDGVTLLVYTDSNTAYTDLLAGNLDLADDIPAAQLKNVRGDLGDRYLNTPAGILQTLAFPSYDKAWSGPGAEKVRTGLSMAIDRRQITGTIFRGTRTPATDWTSPVLGAAGGYKKGLCGRACDYDPGRARELIEEGGGIPGGRLTLTYNADSGSHRQWVDAVCNSINNALRDERACVGNPVGTFADFREQLGRHRMTGPFRAGWQMDYPLIQNFLQPLYYTGASSNDGAWSNEDFDRLVDRANAETDPARSVALFQRAEEVVRDHMAAIPLWYQNGNAGYSERLSHVALNPFSVPVYNEIRVG, encoded by the coding sequence ATGCGGCGCAGCACGCACGCCCGATGGGCCACCGGCGCGGCGGCGCTGGTGCTGGTGTCCGCCGCCGCGGGCTGCGGGAGCGTCGGCGCGGGCGGCAACGGCGGCGCGGTGCTCAGCTCCTCCTGGGGCGATCCGCAGAACCCGCTGGAGCCGGCCAACACCAACGAGGTGCAGGGCGGCAAGGTCCTCGACATGATCTTCCGGGGCCTGAAGCGGTACGACCCGAGGACGGGCGAGGCCCGCGACTGGCTGGCCCGCTCCATCGAGACCCGGGACTCGCGGAACTTCACCGTCCGTCTCCGGCGCGGCTGGTCCTTCTCGAATGGCGAGAAAGTGACCGCCCGTTCCTTCGTGGACGCCTGGAACTACGGGGCGAGCCTGCGCAACAACCAGAAGAACGCCTACTTCTTCGGCTACATCGACGGCTACGACCAGGTCCACCCCGCCGCCGGCCGCCAGCGCGCCGACACCCTCAGCGGACTGAAGGTGCTGGACGACCACACCTTCACCGTCCGGCTCAACCAGAAGTTCTCCGGCTTCCCCGACACCCTCGGCTACGCGGCCTTCGCCCCGCTGCCGCGCGCCTTCTTCACCGACCACGCGGCCTGGGTGCGCAAGCCGGTCGGCAACGGCCCCTACGCCATCGCGTCCTATACCAGGGGCTCGCAGATGTACCTGAGGAGGTGGGACGGCTACCCCGGCCCGGACAAGGCCCGCAACGACGGCGTCACCCTCCTGGTGTACACCGACAGCAACACCGCCTACACCGACCTCCTGGCCGGCAACCTCGACCTCGCCGACGACATCCCCGCCGCCCAGCTGAAGAACGTCCGCGGCGACCTGGGCGACCGCTACCTCAACACCCCCGCGGGCATCCTCCAGACCCTGGCCTTCCCCTCGTACGACAAGGCCTGGAGCGGACCCGGCGCGGAGAAGGTCCGCACCGGGCTGTCCATGGCGATCGACCGCCGGCAGATCACCGGCACGATCTTCCGCGGGACCCGCACCCCGGCCACCGACTGGACCTCACCGGTGCTCGGCGCGGCCGGCGGCTACAAGAAGGGACTGTGCGGCCGCGCCTGCGACTACGACCCCGGCCGCGCCCGCGAGCTGATCGAGGAAGGCGGCGGCATCCCCGGCGGCCGGCTCACCCTCACCTACAACGCGGACTCCGGCTCGCACCGGCAGTGGGTCGACGCGGTGTGCAACTCCATCAACAACGCGCTGCGCGACGAACGGGCCTGCGTCGGCAACCCGGTCGGCACCTTCGCCGACTTCCGCGAACAACTCGGCCGGCACCGGATGACCGGCCCGTTCCGGGCGGGCTGGCAGATGGACTACCCGCTCATCCAGAACTTCCTCCAGCCCCTCTACTACACCGGCGCCTCCTCCAACGACGGCGCCTGGTCGAACGAGGACTTCGACCGGCTGGTCGACCGCGCCAACGCCGAGACCGACCCCGCCCGTTCCGTCGCCCTCTTCCAGCGGGCCGAGGAGGTCGTCCGGGACCACATGGCCGCCATCCCGCTGTGGTACCAGAACGGCAACGCCGGCTACTCCGAGCGGCTGTCCCACGTGGCGCTCAACCCCTTCAGCGTCCCGGTCTACAACGAGATCAGGGTCGGCTGA
- a CDS encoding ABC transporter permease — translation MPEQHLEPEGAIAGTGMGGAMDLGASEAVTLEGAPGGPRGPGPAGRPRSLWSDAWRDLRRNPVFLLSALVICFLLLISLWPSLIASGSPLSCDLARSQDGPAPGAPFGYDGQGCNVYTRTVHGARTSVTVGLCATLGVALLGSVLGGLAGYFGGVWDALLSRLTDIFFAIPVVLGGLVLLSVVASTTVWPVVGFMVLLGWPQISRIARGSVITVKQNDYVQAARALGASDTRILLRHIAPNAVAPVIVVATIALGTYIALEATLSYLGVGLRPPSVSWGIDISAASPFIRNAPHALLWPSGALAVTVLAFIMLGDAVRDALDPKLR, via the coding sequence ATGCCTGAACAGCACCTTGAGCCCGAGGGCGCGATCGCCGGCACCGGGATGGGCGGCGCGATGGACCTCGGCGCGAGCGAGGCCGTCACGCTGGAGGGGGCGCCGGGCGGACCCCGGGGGCCGGGGCCGGCCGGCCGGCCCCGCTCGCTGTGGTCCGACGCCTGGCGGGACCTGCGCCGCAACCCCGTCTTCCTGCTGTCGGCCCTGGTCATCTGCTTCCTGCTGCTCATCTCCCTGTGGCCCTCGCTGATCGCCTCCGGCTCGCCCCTGAGCTGCGACCTGGCCAGGTCCCAGGACGGCCCAGCCCCCGGCGCCCCCTTCGGCTACGACGGCCAGGGCTGCAACGTCTACACGCGCACCGTCCACGGCGCCCGTACGTCCGTCACGGTCGGCCTGTGCGCCACGCTCGGGGTGGCCCTGCTCGGGTCGGTGCTCGGCGGGCTCGCGGGCTACTTCGGCGGGGTCTGGGACGCGCTGCTGTCCCGGCTGACCGACATCTTCTTCGCCATCCCGGTCGTCCTCGGCGGACTGGTCCTGCTGTCCGTGGTCGCCTCCACGACGGTCTGGCCGGTCGTCGGGTTCATGGTGCTGCTGGGCTGGCCGCAGATCTCCCGGATCGCGCGCGGCTCGGTCATCACCGTCAAGCAGAACGACTACGTCCAGGCCGCCCGCGCCCTCGGCGCCTCCGACACCCGGATCCTGCTCAGGCACATCGCTCCGAACGCGGTGGCGCCCGTCATCGTCGTCGCGACCATCGCGCTCGGCACCTACATCGCCCTGGAGGCGACCCTCTCCTACCTCGGCGTCGGCCTGAGGCCCCCCAGCGTCTCCTGGGGCATCGACATCTCCGCCGCCTCCCCCTTCATCCGCAACGCCCCGCACGCCCTGCTGTGGCCCTCGGGCGCCCTGGCCGTCACGGTGCTGGCCTTCATCATGCTCGGCGACGCGGTCCGCGACGCCCTCGACCCGAAGCTGAGGTGA
- a CDS encoding ABC transporter permease — protein sequence MTPATPSPAAPLEVTDEDSASSAKPGIPQGSESRSPGRLAWIRFKRDRTGVISAFVVIFFFVVGILAPLIAKVYGKDPYTTYGMNIPGLLNEFNYPVKPNGGISSDFWFGIEPQLGRDVFTFLLYAIRNSLLIATAAALLTTLLGIVIGVTAGYLGGKTDYFVGRVIDILLAFPQTLFFIAFWPVVLAIFVSPEENTPVWLTVTSLILVMTAFGWASIARLLRGEVLALREREFVEAAKVTGASPARIIFKELLPNLWTPILIQATLMLPAYVTAEAGLAFVGVGLTDPTPDWGVMIQNGAKVYQDDITFMLFPGLSMVLFVVAFNLLGDSVRDALDPKTKR from the coding sequence ATGACCCCCGCAACCCCTTCCCCGGCCGCCCCTCTCGAGGTGACCGACGAAGACAGCGCCTCATCGGCGAAGCCCGGCATCCCCCAGGGCAGCGAAAGCCGATCTCCGGGACGGCTGGCCTGGATCCGCTTCAAGCGGGACCGGACGGGCGTCATATCCGCCTTCGTGGTGATCTTCTTCTTCGTCGTCGGCATCCTGGCCCCGCTCATCGCCAAGGTGTACGGCAAGGACCCGTACACCACCTACGGCATGAACATCCCGGGCCTGCTGAACGAGTTCAACTACCCGGTCAAGCCCAACGGCGGCATCAGCTCCGACTTCTGGTTCGGCATCGAGCCGCAGCTCGGCCGGGACGTCTTCACCTTCCTGCTCTACGCCATCCGCAACTCGCTGCTGATCGCGACCGCGGCCGCCCTGCTGACGACCCTGCTCGGCATCGTCATCGGCGTCACCGCCGGCTACCTCGGCGGCAAGACGGACTACTTCGTCGGCCGGGTGATCGACATCCTGCTGGCGTTCCCGCAGACGCTCTTCTTCATCGCCTTCTGGCCCGTGGTGCTGGCGATCTTCGTCTCGCCGGAGGAGAACACCCCGGTCTGGCTGACCGTCACCAGCCTCATCCTCGTGATGACGGCCTTCGGCTGGGCCTCCATCGCCCGACTGCTGCGCGGCGAGGTGCTCGCCCTGCGCGAGCGGGAGTTCGTCGAGGCGGCCAAGGTCACCGGCGCCTCCCCGGCGCGGATCATCTTCAAGGAACTGCTGCCGAACCTGTGGACGCCGATCCTCATCCAGGCGACGCTCATGCTGCCCGCGTACGTGACGGCGGAGGCGGGCCTCGCCTTCGTCGGCGTCGGCCTGACGGACCCCACCCCCGACTGGGGCGTGATGATCCAGAACGGCGCCAAGGTGTACCAGGACGACATCACGTTCATGCTCTTCCCGGGTCTGTCGATGGTGCTCTTCGTCGTCGCCTTCAACCTCCTCGGTGACTCGGTCCGCGACGCCCTGGACCCCAAGACCAAGCGCTGA
- a CDS encoding ABC transporter ATP-binding protein, with the protein MLLEVRDLRVEFRTRDGVARAVDGVDCTVDAGETLAVLGESGSGKSVTAQAVMGILDTPPGRITGGRVLFQGRDLLALKERERRGIRGAAMAMIFQDALSALNPVLTVGDQLGEMFVVHRGMSRRDARARAVELMDRVRIPAAAQRVRDYPHQFSGGMRQRVMIAMALALRPALVIADEPTTALDVTVQAQVMDLLAELRREYRMGLILITHDLGVVADVADRIAVMYAGRIVESAPVRDLYRAPAHPYTRGLLDSVPRLDRKGRELYAIKGLPPNLTRVPPGCSFHPRCPMAREVCRTDVPPLYEVPGGRGSACHFWRECLGG; encoded by the coding sequence GTGCTGCTCGAAGTGCGCGACCTGCGCGTGGAGTTCCGGACCCGGGACGGGGTCGCCCGAGCCGTCGACGGGGTCGACTGCACGGTGGACGCGGGCGAGACGCTGGCCGTGCTCGGCGAGTCCGGGTCCGGCAAGTCCGTCACCGCGCAGGCCGTGATGGGCATCCTCGACACCCCGCCCGGCCGGATCACCGGCGGGCGCGTCCTGTTCCAGGGGCGGGACCTGCTGGCGCTGAAGGAGCGGGAGCGGCGCGGGATCCGCGGCGCCGCCATGGCGATGATCTTCCAGGACGCGCTGTCGGCCCTCAACCCGGTGCTCACCGTCGGGGACCAGCTCGGCGAGATGTTCGTGGTGCACCGGGGGATGTCCCGCAGGGACGCGCGGGCCCGGGCGGTGGAGCTGATGGACCGGGTGCGCATCCCGGCGGCGGCCCAGCGGGTGCGCGACTACCCGCACCAGTTCTCCGGCGGTATGCGCCAGCGCGTCATGATCGCGATGGCGCTGGCGCTGCGGCCGGCGCTCGTCATCGCCGACGAGCCCACCACCGCCCTGGACGTCACGGTCCAGGCCCAGGTCATGGACCTGCTCGCGGAGCTGCGCCGCGAGTACCGCATGGGACTGATCCTGATCACCCACGACCTCGGCGTCGTCGCGGACGTCGCCGACCGGATCGCGGTGATGTACGCCGGGAGGATCGTCGAGTCCGCGCCCGTGCGCGACCTCTACCGGGCCCCGGCCCACCCCTACACCCGCGGCCTGCTCGACTCCGTGCCCCGCCTGGACCGCAAGGGCCGGGAGCTGTACGCCATCAAGGGCCTGCCGCCGAACCTCACGCGCGTCCCGCCCGGCTGCTCCTTCCACCCGCGCTGCCCGATGGCCCGGGAGGTGTGCCGTACCGACGTGCCCCCGCTGTACGAGGTGCCCGGCGGCCGGGGCAGCGCCTGCCACTTCTGGAGGGAGTGCCTCGGTGGCTGA
- a CDS encoding ABC transporter permease: MGRHVLRRLLQMIPVFVGATLLIFLMVNVMGDPVAGLCGERACDPATAARLRREFGLDQPVWRQYLTYMGKVFTGDFGTAFNGQPVTELMASAFPVTVRLTVVAVLFEVVVGVTLGVVTGLRRGRPVDTGVLLATLVVISVPTFVTGLLLQLLFGIKWQWIRPSVRGGGFDELIVPGLVLASVSLAYVTRLTRTSLAENRRSDYVRTAVAKGLPRHRVVTRHLLRNSLIPVVTFIGTDIGALMGGAIVTERIFNIHGVGYQLYQGILRQNSQTVVGFVTVLVLVFLVANLLVDLLYAVLDPRIRHA, from the coding sequence ATGGGACGCCATGTCCTGCGCCGGCTGCTCCAGATGATCCCGGTGTTCGTCGGCGCCACGCTGCTGATCTTCCTGATGGTCAACGTGATGGGCGATCCCGTCGCCGGGCTGTGCGGGGAGCGGGCCTGCGATCCGGCGACCGCGGCCCGGCTCCGCCGGGAGTTCGGCCTCGACCAGCCGGTGTGGCGGCAGTACCTCACCTACATGGGCAAGGTCTTCACCGGCGACTTCGGTACGGCGTTCAACGGGCAGCCGGTCACCGAGCTGATGGCGTCGGCGTTCCCGGTCACCGTCCGGCTGACGGTCGTGGCCGTCCTCTTCGAGGTGGTCGTCGGCGTCACGCTGGGCGTGGTCACCGGGCTCCGGCGCGGCCGGCCCGTGGACACCGGGGTGCTGCTGGCCACCCTGGTGGTGATCTCCGTGCCGACCTTCGTCACCGGCCTGCTGCTGCAACTGCTGTTCGGCATCAAGTGGCAGTGGATCCGGCCCTCGGTGCGCGGCGGCGGTTTCGACGAGCTGATCGTGCCCGGCCTGGTCCTCGCCTCCGTCTCGCTCGCCTACGTCACCCGGCTGACCCGGACCTCCCTCGCGGAGAACCGGCGCTCCGACTACGTCCGCACGGCCGTCGCCAAGGGCCTGCCCCGGCACCGCGTCGTCACCCGGCACCTGCTGCGCAACTCGCTCATCCCCGTGGTCACCTTCATCGGCACCGACATCGGCGCGCTGATGGGCGGCGCGATCGTCACCGAGCGGATCTTCAACATCCACGGCGTCGGCTACCAGCTCTACCAGGGCATCCTGCGCCAGAACAGCCAGACGGTCGTCGGCTTCGTGACCGTGCTGGTCCTCGTCTTCCTGGTGGCCAACCTGCTCGTCGACCTGCTGTACGCCGTACTCGACCCGAGGATCCGCCATGCCTGA